ATGAGCAGAATTATTATTCCTGCACATGACTTTGAAGTCCATGCCACTTCCATTTACATGACTGTATCAGTTTCTGTAACTTGCAAGAATCAAACTGGAGAAGGAAAAACAGAAGAAAGATGGAGCAACTGCAAATCTGTGCAGTACTACGACATGTATGTTGTAATTGATGGATTTAatgcgttttttttttgtgatgtaTGTTGTAATTGATATTGTGAAATATTTATTGACTGTTTGTATAAGAAATCAATAATACATGTGCATGTATTAATTGTGTTTTAGCGTTTCAGATCGCAGCGGGATGAGTTGTTAACAGCCATCTTGTTTATTCTGAaattgaaaggaaaaaatatgaaGTAGTAGAGCCAAAAAAAATGTACGTCTCATTTTCTTCTTAATCAGTTTTTGctatcattaattaattatataataagGAAAAATATGTGGAAACTAAGAATAAATGAATATCGTCGTAGCGTTAGCATGTGCATGTTACTAGtatattataatttaaaaagttaataaaaTTACTTCCTTAGTTTTAGGCCCAAATTAGTCATTCATTCCTTTCTTTTCAAACCTAACCTAGTCTGATACCTCCTCCGCTCATGCCTATGTTCGGCCTGCGGCTTCAATGGTGGACTGGGTACTCGCATAGCCAATACTATTTTCAACCTCTAGCTCACATAGCCACTACCATTTTCAATCTCCGGAAGACAATCTCGTGTCCGTATGATGCCGGAGCCAATCCTCCCCCATTAAATCCGATCGAATCTTTTTTTATCTCCCAAAATTGATGGGGGGtttttgatccactcgatcttCTCTGTCCGGTTTTCCCAAAACTGAAGAGAATTCACAGAACTCAGAATAATAGGCTGGAGAAGCTTACCGGTTGGTCATCTTCAATGCAGATTAAATTCGACAAATTAAAGCTGAATCAAAAGAGAAAATCATAGAAAAAATGATGAGTAAGGAGTGAGGAATCGtttttttgcaatcaattagaGGAGGAAATACATGGGAGAAGCAAATCGACGTCGCGACAACGCTAGGGTTTGGCCTGGGCGGGACGGAGGCGCGCTGCATACATGGGATCGCGTGGGAAGAGACATATGGAAAAATATTAGCTATAGATAGATTTAGTTATACATAATAACTATACCTATTTATTACCTAATAACTTACTCTATGGCCTATCACATTTGAAAGATTATGGCTGGTCATTACACGCTACTtttctagtaaaaaaattatacattacTTGGGCCGGGGCCCATGCGAGCCTTGAGGATTTCAGACCGCTCGTTGTCTGTTATATGTTAATCTATCCGGTGCTtgtaatactttttttttcttctcagcAATTAACCGAATAAGCAAACTGGAACAGAATTGGATCGGGAGACAAGAAAAATTGACGACGTacgaatattttaagaaaaacaacatcactttttataatagtagagataaagataaagaaagataaaaatagaaaaaaaaaatcttgcaacCGGCGGGTGCCCCCCGAGCGAAATTGCTATTGTGCGACCAGTCGCGCGCCCTCCGGGGAGGGcgcgcgactggacacgtgtcgcgcgcggagagggggcggcAGACGGCGCGCCAGCTTCcgaattttccctttttttttcgtttctcttctcttttggtttttttcgtttttattccgttacttccgtttttgttttttttttctttccgtaacttccgttttcgtttttttttctgattttttttctttctgtattTTTTCGGTTTTAATATGTACGTATGCtaactttatatatgtacaaaaatataaactttgtatacgggtatgtaaagtttgtatacgcgtatgcaaactttgtataggtgtatttttaggttttatatgtatgtatataaagtttgtatacacgtatataaagtttgtatacgtacgtatactAATTTcgtatacacatatacaaagtttttatgcacatatataaagtttatatgcacgtatattttaggttttttatacgtacgcacacaaactttatgtatatgtgtatattttttatacattaaagtgtgtatatatagttatatatatatatatacacgtataaactttgtatatacatatacaaaatttatacgtatgtatatatggtatatacatacgtatatacatcGAGTAGTATACACAGTAGTAGGAGTATAGAGTATAGACTAGACGGGGGGCAGCtgatcgcgcgcgcgcggccctttaagttctcatcctagaagaagcaatcgGAACCCGCACCACTCAAAGACTAAGACTAAACCTacaaacaaaaggttatatcaatagcaagagtcagtacattaaacaAGTTAATGTACCGGCAAGCACAAATCAATCTTACCATactacatgtaaggcatatattcaaaggaaggcaatatgtagttcaatttcagcataaagcaagttttgtttcgcaattgttttgtaaaggagttgatgcttcaattaacaaaacaaattttaagtttCAACATTAAGTTCATCATAATTCCATCGTAATCAATCTCATGTTGTCATCATTTGACAACTAGTCATAATATAtcaccacacacacaactcaacacatttaTCAATTTCAAACCAAGTCATATGTtcacattttaaaatatagtatataCTCATGACACTTCACCAAAGCGCTcttgaccgtgagcacggctaatcgattagtttaaagaactctgcagagtttgtacacctttacccacatgatgtgaTAGAAGCCCAGAGGCTACACTCTAGTTGGTTCAGTGCCGGCCAAGCACTCCACACTCTACATTATGAGTGCGGACTAGAGGTCACAACGAAGCCTTTACACTACTTAGAATCTAGCCTTGCACtagcacgatacgtgttcctccatcctaggcatACTTGGAAATATgtctagaaccgttaagtggcgggcccacgccttaaacttaacgccgtggtggcggacacaacgggaacccacccacgtggcacaataccgttgtattggacagacttagtcacctaaactaccacgtcggggCAAATAGGAAGTTCCTCTGAATCATCGACTAATTCCTTAGAATTATTGactaactcatacacaccggcctaccagaatgcaaggctagttctaaatagattaatcagcttaggccatcccatactagcacatgtggatgtatGAATAACTTTAAGTTGGTGACACAAGTTCGGTCCTTACGGACttgggcaaacactccccctatcggcatgcaactaacaccatatgcacaccacttgccgcccaagtctaaaatcacattttacacattttagttcgcaaatacccatcatattcattttattccagcAAAGGTTCACATATGAAAATcacattttaattatagatggaatgagcatttgcataattctaagcatggctaagcaagtagttgcacatagagcatatataaaccCATTGAGCACAAAGAGTGTGCTCCAACCATTTCTAGGGGTTCAAATAGTAAGAGGATCAATTATTCAATGTAGGAAATACAGCAAATAGGTCATAACTACCTTAATCCAATTTCAAATACCGATATAGTCTAAGTtcacatgcaactttgcaaacaaatattttcattcctcaaatcatgggattcaatatgttcaaaggatgggaggagaaaacttgccttgatcagagaaatgttagcacctaatccactccttcaccgatatgcaattatctagataaaggacacgatatgcaattaaacaccgaaagagctgaaaatccaaaatgctctaaaatgcatgatttatgcacagtgattaggtactggtctaaaatgaatttaggtgaaagaattttctttattttatcttattccattagggagttatgaattttagaagttttatcggtttacagtagtatagtcttaggtagtattataaaatacttttgtaaagtgatttttattatattagacTTCACAGGGGTGTAGAggtgtgttttctaagactaatgcatttggtttcacaatttttggagttataatgattttcttatagattttacaagttacaacgtgTTTTAGGCATATAGTGTTTTATATGTGCATGACTCTCAAGTTGTAGGTTCAGAATGTGCTACAGTATATTTAAGTTGAACAAAAGAAGTAGTTTggttaactaaaacatttttagttcACATGTTTATGGTCTTTACTACTATGGTTCATACTTTACAAACTAGGGGTGCTCTGTTCTAGACTAGCAATACATTATATTaacctagaaattattatatgagcTAAGTTCTTCTAAGTTTTAGTGAATGGGAAAGGAACTATGGCTCCACTGttctaacaagttttatttagGTTTATTCATAGCTAGAGTGTATTATAAATACTTCTACACATATATTTTGCTTAACCATTACTAAGTAATTAACTCCGAGGTTATCTATTTAAAGATTATAGCTATCATTTGTACAAAAcgtgtcatattttattttactatgttgaagctaactatttgctggttctatagaaactttgttcatttcatttggactaaaaatgaattttctacaagttttacaaattaaaggctGCTCTATGTTAGTAAATCCTTATATGAATATTTAGAGACTTTTACTACACAGCAAGTATACATACTCTTATTTCATAAGATGGAAATAAATGTTTTGGTGATCCTACAGAACTTAAGTTTACTTAAATTGAAGCTAAATTGGGTTTTAcatgaatttttaaagtttagcttatctaaaactaatcattttaaagataatagttttaTAGGCTTTTGATGCAGCGACTAGTCGCGTATcagtgcccccccccccccccggactTTTGGGCCCAATAAAAGCTCGTGGGCCCACTTTCGTTATTTggggttttccttttcttttttaatcctTTAGCGGCTCATAGTCATCTTCTCCaaccgccgtcggccgccttCCCCTGtaccggccaccgccgccggctctgAAACGGCAAGAACTCACCGTCGATCGGACGAAATTTTCCGGTGAGTTCAATTCCCATCTCCTCCCCTGCAACGCAATATTCTCGAGGGACTCATCTTCTTGCAAATTCCTGGCGCAAGATGAGCGGGAGGCCCCGCGCAGGACAtttgttcgacgaaatgcctccGAAGAAAGCCAAgctgcccgccggcgccggcgccggcaaccGCCTCAGCGCCCTCCCGGACGCGCTGCTGCACCACGTCATGTCGTTCCTGCGGGCGTGGGAGGTGGCGCGCACCTGCGTGCTCGCCCGCCGCTGGCGCCACCTCTGGGCCTCCGCGCCCTGCGTCGACCTCCTCGTCTGGCGCGGCGGAGGCCACCTCCCGCACCCGGAGGAGTTCGCCAAGTTCGCCTACCGCTTCTTGCTCGAGCGCGACGTGTCCGCGCCGGTGGACACTCTCCGGGTGCTGTCCAGCCCCGTGTGCGTCCTCGAGGTGGAGGATTACTCCACTTGCGATGTCGATGCGTGGATCCGTGCCGCCATCGAGCGGAGAGCTCGGGTGATCCATATTTCTCACCATCCGAAGGACGAGGCATTTAGTAACTTCGACCATGTCCCCATCATCTCCTGCCACCTCAAACACCTGAAGCTGTGTGGCTACTTGTTTCGACAAAGGGCACTAATGCAGCTCTCTTCTCAGTGCCCTTCATTGGAAGTTCTAGAGCTCAAAGGCTGCTATCTGGATGGCCATCAGATATCATCTGCCTCTCTCAAGATCTTGACCATTGTCGAGTGCAGGATCATGGAGGGCTTCACCATCGCTGCTCCGAACCTCGTATCGCTGCACTGCGTCACGCCATACCACCGTGCTCCCTTGTTTGAGAATGTGGGGTCACTCACACTGCATGCAGCCACTATCGTGCTTGATGATTCGTTTCTATATGCTGGTTATGAATACAAGTACGAAGACATCGATGAGGATGCGATCGAAGGAAGCGGTAGCGAAGACGGTGAAGGTTCCTTGAATGATTCTGACTATGACAGTGATGCTGTCAGCGATGCAAGTACCTGTGAACACAGTAAGATTGCAAACAACTATGATGATGAAAAACAGCTTGTAGAGCATGATGAGGTACATAATCGAAGCAAAGGCAACTATCATGGCTATGATCACAGGTATAAAGCCAGACCATATAGGGGCTATCACAAGAAGAAATTCAATGGTGGCAAAGTTCTAGGTGGTGACAATGTTCTTCACAGCCTATTGAAT
The Oryza glaberrima chromosome 8, OglaRS2, whole genome shotgun sequence DNA segment above includes these coding regions:
- the LOC127781626 gene encoding uncharacterized protein LOC127781626: MSGRPRAGHLFDEMPPKKAKLPAGAGAGNRLSALPDALLHHVMSFLRAWEVARTCVLARRWRHLWASAPCVDLLVWRGGGHLPHPEEFAKFAYRFLLERDVSAPVDTLRVLSSPVCVLEVEDYSTCDVDAWIRAAIERRARVIHISHHPKDEAFSNFDHVPIISCHLKHLKLCGYLFRQRALMQLSSQCPSLEVLELKGCYLDGHQISSASLKILTIVECRIMEGFTIAAPNLVSLHCVTPYHRAPLFENVGSLTLHAATIVLDDSFLYAGYEYKYEDIDEDAIEGSGSEDGEGSLNDSDYDSDAVSDASTCEHSKIANNYDDEKQLVEHDEVHNRSKGNYHGYDHRYKARPYRGYHKKKFNGGKVLGGDNVLHSLLNARSLELLADAGEVILNRELRTCPTFSNLKTLSLGEWCIGADFGPLISFLQHSPNLEKLFLELKLDYDNTQAMKEGTKSEGGSFACTHLKMVKINCSIDDVRVHWLAQLFRTNGLPIENIFVRQTRSTWLPARPW